Within the Candidatus Thiopontia autotrophica genome, the region AAGCAGACGCGCCAACTGACTCTCTGTGACAATACGGGCAGCTAACCCTGCAGCCTCAATTTCTCTAACGACGTTACGCATTAATGCATGATACTTTTACATTATGAAAGTATCAATCATTTTATCCAAAATAAGGCAGATAAAATAAGGATAAAATAAGGGGACACAATACTTAATTCGTCCGTTTGAATTAAGTATTGTGTCCCCTTATTTGCAAAGAGCTCCGCTGCGTCAGATAAATAAATCTGTCCCCTTTTTGGAGATCATAAATAGTAAATGCCTGACCCTTTACTTGCTTTACTTGTATCCAATGGGGCTAATACTGTGATAGTTCTCAACATTGCAATTAGTTAGATCATAGCTATCTTGTAAGTTCAGCCAATACTGTGGGGAATTATTGAAATATTTCCCAAGTCTTATTGCAGTATCGCTAGTAATAGATCTGCTTCCTTTTAATATCT harbors:
- a CDS encoding HigA family addiction module antidote protein gives rise to the protein MIKNNFHPGEFLQELLDDYSITAYRLSKDIFVQQTRIGEILKGSRSITSDTAIRLGKYFNNSPQYWLNLQDSYDLTNCNVENYHSISPIGYK